One Parageobacillus sp. KH3-4 genomic region harbors:
- a CDS encoding N-acyl homoserine lactonase family protein: MKVHVLHTGKVYIDRALAYKEKTLHPIPFTGWLRGKTKKMWVPVSSYLIEHPKGLILVDTGWHEEIRFNQKKHLGSLAYSMFKGDLPEGDSIAEKLDSLGIKSKDLDFVILTHLHSDHVSGLKHVQDAKKILTNEIEWKAAHKRIGYIKSMWNGVSIDTFSLTDIPYGPYKKGYDLFGDESLYLVHTPGHSDGMVSILVKMRNGWLVLASDVGYSEKSWEEMILPGVTTDKKAAYLSLKWLKDFSKRKDCIRVIANHDPAIIPGIIE, encoded by the coding sequence ATGAAAGTGCATGTTTTGCACACAGGTAAGGTTTACATTGACCGAGCGTTGGCTTATAAGGAAAAAACTTTGCATCCTATCCCATTTACAGGGTGGCTAAGGGGTAAGACTAAAAAGATGTGGGTTCCTGTGTCTTCTTATTTAATCGAGCATCCAAAGGGACTCATTTTAGTGGATACTGGTTGGCATGAAGAGATTAGGTTTAATCAAAAAAAACATCTAGGAAGTTTAGCTTACTCTATGTTTAAGGGTGACCTTCCAGAAGGAGATTCAATAGCTGAAAAACTTGATTCTTTGGGAATAAAAAGTAAGGATTTAGATTTTGTTATACTTACACATTTGCATTCAGACCATGTTAGCGGTTTGAAACATGTACAAGATGCTAAAAAGATTCTTACAAACGAAATAGAATGGAAGGCTGCACATAAAAGAATTGGTTACATAAAATCAATGTGGAATGGTGTTTCTATTGATACCTTTAGTTTAACAGACATACCATATGGTCCTTATAAAAAAGGGTATGATTTATTTGGAGATGAATCTCTGTACCTTGTTCATACTCCTGGTCATAGTGATGGAATGGTTTCGATATTAGTGAAAATGCGAAATGGATGGTTGGTATTAGCCAGTGATGTTGGTTATTCAGAAAAATCATGGGAAGAAATGATATTACCTGGTGTAACAACAGATAAAAAAGCTGCTTACCTATCATTGAAATGGTTGAAGGACTTTTCAAAAAGAAAAGATTGTATCCGAGTGATTGCAAATCATGACCCAGCAATAATACCTGGAATTATTGAATGA
- a CDS encoding YjcZ family sporulation protein, with translation MSDGISRAFTLVVVLFILLIIVGCSCTGLGGY, from the coding sequence ATGAGTGATGGAATTAGTAGAGCTTTTACCTTAGTTGTTGTCCTATTCATCTTACTTATCATTGTAGGATGTTCTTGTACAGGTCTAGGCGGTTATTAA
- a CDS encoding Arm DNA-binding domain-containing protein, which translates to MAYFRKVKAKNKKEYTWSFTIDIGRDPETGKRKQITRRGFESKKDAENAAAQLLLEIEKGEYIQPKPITLKEFMIDWLENVAKQNVKPSTFAVYKRIIPKFGHMKLEQIKPVMITKYYHSLI; encoded by the coding sequence ATGGCCTATTTTCGAAAAGTAAAAGCGAAAAACAAAAAAGAATATACATGGTCTTTTACGATAGATATCGGAAGGGATCCGGAAACAGGAAAACGAAAACAAATCACACGCCGCGGCTTTGAGTCAAAAAAAGATGCAGAAAATGCAGCTGCTCAACTTCTACTGGAAATCGAAAAGGGCGAATATATCCAACCCAAACCAATCACTTTAAAAGAATTTATGATTGATTGGTTGGAAAATGTAGCAAAGCAAAACGTAAAACCTTCCACATTTGCTGTTTATAAAAGAATCATCCCAAAGTTTGGTCACATGAAACTCGAACAAATAAAACCTGTGATGATTACGAAATACTATCATTCGCTTATTTAA
- a CDS encoding site-specific integrase, translating to MINELKRHRIWQMERKLKFGIPYSEDGYITANSKGEPLNPNYVYNHFTKMIEKAGVKKIRFHDLRHTHATIMLQLGEHPKIVSERLGHSSIEMTMNTYSHVTPDMQQESSDRFERALKKLHKVK from the coding sequence GTGATTAACGAATTGAAAAGGCATCGCATTTGGCAAATGGAGAGAAAATTAAAGTTTGGAATTCCTTATTCAGAAGATGGATACATTACAGCAAATTCAAAAGGTGAGCCGTTAAATCCCAATTATGTGTATAACCACTTCACCAAGATGATTGAAAAGGCAGGAGTAAAGAAAATTCGTTTTCATGATTTGCGCCACACTCACGCAACAATTATGCTTCAATTAGGAGAACATCCGAAAATCGTCTCTGAACGTCTTGGTCATTCATCCATCGAGATGACCATGAACACCTATTCTCATGTTACCCCTGATATGCAGCAAGAATCATCCGACCGTTTTGAAAGAGCACTGAAAAAACTCCACAAAGTCAAATAA
- a CDS encoding amino acid permease, with translation MKNNHQNLKKGLLPRHVQLIALAGMIGTGIFKGSSDTLNIAGPSVVFAYLLGGLLLFIVMSALAEMAIVYPNLNVQHLVYKAFGFHISFIVGWLYWINWTIVTIVEILAAGSFLKYWFPSVPLWLLSFFCTVLIIGMNLFHVKYYGEIEFWFAGIKIAALTAFIILGFAILSGIIPSAIDDPLSNYTEHGGFFPHGIGGMLSALLVVMFSYGGAELIGVAVTETKDAEKVLPKIIKGTVWRVLLFYILPILIICGLMPWNNVSGEDSPFVQVLSITGLPGAAHIMNFVLLTAVLSAANTGIYATSRMLYSMAQNGEAPNRLLKVSKHGIPINGITIVTICILIGVFFAYIAPDRVISYFMTIPGFTVLLVWISICSAQLKLRSQYTKQPFFQVKWFPYATILAIVSLSTIFISFIFNKNNIIGSAVCLAIVFLLAAFSFVTGNKREKNDEV, from the coding sequence ATGAAAAACAATCATCAAAATTTAAAGAAAGGTTTGCTGCCTAGGCACGTTCAGCTTATTGCTTTGGCAGGCATGATTGGAACGGGCATTTTTAAGGGAAGCTCAGATACGCTAAATATAGCGGGGCCAAGCGTCGTTTTCGCTTACTTATTAGGCGGCCTACTACTATTTATTGTGATGTCGGCATTAGCGGAGATGGCCATTGTCTATCCCAACTTAAACGTCCAGCACCTTGTATATAAAGCGTTTGGATTCCATATCTCCTTTATCGTAGGATGGCTTTATTGGATCAATTGGACGATTGTCACCATTGTCGAAATTTTAGCGGCAGGAAGCTTCCTAAAATATTGGTTTCCATCCGTACCGTTATGGCTTTTAAGTTTCTTTTGCACCGTCTTGATCATCGGAATGAACTTGTTTCATGTAAAATACTATGGGGAGATTGAGTTTTGGTTCGCAGGGATTAAAATTGCCGCGTTAACCGCTTTTATTATTTTAGGATTTGCCATTTTATCAGGAATCATTCCAAGCGCTATTGATGATCCTTTGTCCAACTACACGGAACACGGCGGGTTCTTTCCGCATGGAATCGGAGGAATGTTGAGCGCCCTTTTAGTCGTCATGTTTTCATATGGCGGTGCAGAATTAATTGGCGTCGCTGTGACGGAAACGAAAGACGCCGAGAAGGTGCTGCCAAAAATCATTAAAGGAACCGTATGGAGAGTCCTTCTTTTTTATATTCTTCCTATTCTTATTATATGCGGATTAATGCCATGGAATAACGTTTCAGGGGAAGACAGCCCGTTTGTTCAGGTATTGAGCATTACAGGGCTGCCCGGAGCAGCGCATATTATGAATTTTGTTCTTTTAACCGCCGTTTTATCCGCGGCAAACACGGGGATATACGCAACTTCCAGAATGTTATATTCCATGGCGCAAAACGGGGAAGCGCCAAACAGGTTATTAAAGGTTTCCAAACACGGAATACCGATAAACGGCATTACCATCGTCACCATATGCATATTGATCGGGGTATTTTTCGCTTATATCGCTCCCGATCGGGTCATCAGCTATTTCATGACGATCCCCGGTTTTACCGTTCTTTTAGTATGGATAAGCATTTGCTCGGCTCAACTAAAGCTTCGTTCCCAATATACGAAACAACCGTTTTTCCAAGTAAAATGGTTCCCGTACGCAACGATATTGGCCATCGTATCTTTGTCGACCATCTTCATCTCTTTTATATTCAACAAAAATAATATAATTGGTTCTGCCGTTTGCCTCGCCATCGTATTTCTGCTTGCCGCGTTTTCCTTCGTGACCGGCAACAAAAGAGAAAAAAACGATGAGGTCTAA
- the mngB gene encoding mannosylglycerate hydrolase, translated as MDILRQYVHIVPHMHWDREWYFSTEESRILLVNNMEEILEMLETNPDYPYYVLDGQTVVLEDYLAVKPEYKERIRRLVRQGKLIIGPWYTQTDEMVVGGESIVRNLLYGLKDCQEFGEPMKIGYLPDSFGQSAQLPQILNGFGIHRAIFWRGISERHGTDRTEFYWMSDDGSKVLVQVFPLGYAIGKYLPTDEAKLKERMDKYFSVLDKRATTDHIIIPNGHDQMPIQKNIFEVIEQLRKLYPERKFFLSRYEHVFAELEKQEDLATIKGEFLDGKYMRVHRSIYSTRMDIKAANARIENKITNILEPLAAIASTLGFPYHHQLIELIWKEMMKNHAHDSIGCCCSDKVHREIMSRFFIAEEKTDRLISFYMRKIADAMPSDRSIDKLVVYNTLPYERNEPIQAEVTTKWKNFALVDETGKEIYFEVVDKKIVDPGLIDRQIVHYGNYDPFVRYTIQFQDRIPAMGYKAYFVQETEHMIEKQPEPVPQIDTNFYTITVNENGTLNIYDKQLHRTFRDVLLIEDMADDGDEYDYSPLLDDFVVHSKDVKAKYSLRQNQYFAYADIEYRLPVPADIESRKAKRCDSFIDVAIRLTIPMNQPLIDIQIEVKNAAKDHRVRVYVPTGIPSTHSIADNQFGTIKRPAVDPAIEVWEKEQWDERPDAIYPMLTYVGLSNEDGGVAVLTNSTREYEIVGERHDTIAVTLFRSVGYLGKEELIRRPGRPSGIKLETPDSQMIGTNRVHIALTTHKGTTEQANVAKIAKQFLTPLYAYNKMPYDAMKLNPVDFHVPYHYSLFAQTDSDIVVSTVKRSEDNSGIIVRFYNPTQGEKIAQFQWNCPLSHIYRTNLNEKPIDAIAYDSHRRFAVTVKQNQVQTVLII; from the coding sequence GTGGATATTTTGAGACAATATGTTCACATTGTCCCTCACATGCATTGGGACCGCGAATGGTACTTTTCCACAGAGGAGTCACGCATTTTGCTTGTCAATAACATGGAAGAAATATTAGAGATGCTTGAAACGAATCCAGATTACCCGTATTACGTCTTGGACGGGCAGACGGTGGTTTTAGAAGATTATCTTGCTGTAAAACCGGAATATAAGGAACGAATCCGCAGATTAGTCCGGCAAGGAAAGCTAATCATCGGTCCTTGGTATACGCAGACGGATGAAATGGTCGTCGGCGGAGAATCGATTGTCCGCAACTTGTTATACGGACTGAAAGATTGCCAGGAATTCGGTGAGCCGATGAAAATCGGCTATCTTCCGGATTCGTTCGGGCAGTCTGCCCAGCTCCCGCAAATACTCAACGGCTTTGGCATTCATCGGGCCATCTTCTGGCGGGGAATTTCTGAACGACACGGCACAGACCGGACAGAGTTTTATTGGATGAGCGACGACGGCTCCAAAGTGCTTGTGCAAGTATTTCCATTAGGCTATGCGATCGGAAAGTATCTCCCGACGGACGAAGCAAAATTAAAAGAACGGATGGACAAGTATTTTTCCGTATTAGATAAGAGAGCGACAACCGACCATATTATTATTCCGAACGGGCATGACCAAATGCCGATTCAAAAAAATATTTTCGAAGTCATAGAGCAGCTGCGCAAGTTGTATCCGGAAAGAAAATTTTTCTTAAGCCGCTATGAGCATGTTTTTGCGGAGTTAGAAAAACAGGAAGATCTCGCAACAATTAAAGGAGAATTTTTAGACGGCAAATATATGCGCGTGCACCGCAGCATTTACTCGACACGCATGGATATTAAAGCAGCAAACGCGAGAATAGAAAATAAGATAACCAATATTTTAGAACCGTTAGCTGCGATTGCATCGACGCTAGGGTTTCCTTATCATCATCAATTGATTGAACTCATTTGGAAAGAAATGATGAAAAACCATGCGCACGATAGCATCGGGTGCTGCTGTTCCGATAAAGTCCACCGCGAAATTATGTCGAGATTTTTCATCGCGGAGGAGAAGACAGATCGTTTGATTTCCTTCTATATGAGAAAAATCGCCGATGCGATGCCGTCCGATCGGTCGATTGACAAGCTGGTGGTATACAATACGCTTCCTTATGAAAGAAATGAGCCGATTCAAGCAGAAGTTACGACAAAATGGAAAAACTTTGCGCTAGTCGACGAAACGGGAAAAGAAATTTATTTTGAAGTAGTAGATAAAAAAATAGTGGATCCGGGCTTAATTGATCGGCAAATCGTTCATTACGGAAACTATGATCCGTTTGTCCGCTATACCATTCAATTTCAGGACCGAATTCCGGCAATGGGCTATAAAGCGTATTTCGTTCAAGAAACAGAGCACATGATAGAGAAACAGCCTGAACCGGTGCCGCAAATTGATACGAATTTTTATACGATCACGGTAAACGAAAACGGCACGCTGAATATTTATGATAAACAATTGCATCGAACCTTCAGAGACGTGTTATTGATAGAAGATATGGCGGACGACGGCGATGAATACGATTATTCTCCTTTATTAGACGATTTCGTCGTGCATAGCAAAGATGTAAAAGCGAAGTACTCGTTACGGCAAAATCAATATTTCGCCTACGCTGATATCGAATACCGCCTGCCGGTGCCGGCGGACATCGAGAGCCGCAAGGCAAAACGCTGCGACAGCTTTATCGATGTGGCGATCCGTTTGACAATTCCGATGAACCAGCCGCTTATTGATATTCAAATAGAAGTAAAGAACGCGGCGAAAGATCATAGAGTAAGAGTGTATGTTCCAACCGGAATTCCATCGACCCATTCCATCGCGGATAACCAATTTGGCACGATCAAAAGACCGGCCGTCGATCCAGCTATAGAAGTATGGGAAAAAGAACAATGGGATGAGCGGCCGGATGCCATTTATCCAATGTTAACCTATGTGGGGCTATCCAACGAGGATGGCGGCGTAGCCGTATTAACCAACAGCACGAGGGAATATGAAATTGTCGGGGAACGTCATGACACGATTGCGGTGACGCTATTCCGAAGCGTAGGATATCTCGGAAAAGAAGAGCTAATCAGAAGACCGGGGCGCCCTTCGGGGATTAAGCTGGAAACTCCTGATTCGCAAATGATCGGAACAAATCGTGTGCATATCGCATTGACAACGCATAAAGGAACGACCGAACAGGCGAACGTGGCAAAAATCGCTAAGCAATTTTTAACGCCATTGTATGCGTATAATAAGATGCCGTATGATGCGATGAAATTAAATCCGGTTGATTTCCATGTCCCATACCATTACAGCTTATTTGCGCAAACGGATTCGGACATTGTTGTAAGTACAGTAAAGCGAAGTGAAGATAACAGCGGCATTATCGTTCGTTTCTATAATCCTACACAAGGGGAGAAAATAGCGCAATTTCAGTGGAATTGTCCGCTCTCCCATATTTACCGCACCAATTTAAATGAAAAGCCGATCGACGCTATTGCGTATGATTCGCACAGACGCTTTGCAGTAACAGTAAAACAAAATCAAGTGCAAACCGTTTTGATCATATAA
- the mngA gene encoding PTS 2-O-a-mannosyl-D-glycerate transporter subunit IIABC: protein MELKNLTNVHLIDVGVALSTKEEVIWYLTEKLAQEGKLHSAEEFYRDVLKREALSPTGLEAGLAIPHGKSRAVKSASFAVAKLKKPIENWESIAEHNKVSLVFLLAIPEEEAGSTHIELLAELAKRLSRAEYRKRLQNCTSAEELYDALDDVEEKNEHKMAPSAQTIVAVTACPAGIAHTYMAAEALQKAGQELGVTVYVEKQGANGIEDRHTDEQLQKADAAIFAADVAVKNEERFSHLPIYRTTVAAPLKDAKEVIQKALEAAKTKEKTEYKPQKSERPSETVSWKTEVKNSILTGISHIIPIIVAGGMILAFTVLVAQAFHLQQLYDTENSWLWMLRKLGGNMLGTLMIPVLSAYMAYAIADKPALGPGFAAGIAASMINSGFLGGMLGGFLAGYFMKLLKKQLPPKGTFSGFISFWVYPVVGSLVVGILMLFVLGKPVAGLNNLLLHWLDNLSGSNAVILGAILGIMVSFDLGGPVNKAAYTFCIGAMASGNFIPYAAFASVKMVSAFSVTAATLLFKRYFAEYEREVGKSTWILGLAGITEGAIPFMINDPIRVIPSLCIGSAVTGAIVTASHIGLNVPGAGIFSLFVLQGAPLWKAGMIWLGAALIGALISMILLVVTRIHKLKKQQGLS, encoded by the coding sequence ATGGAACTGAAGAATTTGACGAATGTTCATTTAATTGATGTTGGCGTAGCGCTATCAACGAAGGAAGAAGTAATTTGGTATTTGACGGAGAAGTTGGCGCAGGAAGGAAAACTACATTCTGCCGAAGAGTTTTACCGAGATGTATTAAAACGCGAGGCCTTATCTCCAACCGGACTGGAAGCAGGGCTGGCGATTCCACACGGAAAGTCGCGTGCAGTAAAATCCGCTTCCTTTGCTGTTGCCAAGTTGAAGAAGCCAATTGAAAACTGGGAGAGCATCGCTGAACACAATAAAGTCAGTCTTGTCTTTTTGTTAGCGATTCCAGAAGAGGAAGCGGGATCGACTCACATTGAGCTGCTTGCGGAGCTGGCAAAAAGGCTTTCTCGTGCCGAATATCGAAAACGATTACAAAATTGCACAAGCGCCGAAGAACTATATGATGCATTAGATGATGTAGAGGAGAAAAATGAGCACAAAATGGCTCCATCTGCCCAAACCATCGTTGCGGTGACGGCGTGTCCGGCAGGAATTGCCCACACGTATATGGCAGCAGAGGCATTGCAAAAAGCAGGGCAAGAACTTGGCGTTACTGTTTATGTGGAAAAGCAGGGGGCAAATGGCATTGAAGACCGCCACACCGATGAACAGCTGCAAAAAGCAGATGCAGCCATTTTCGCCGCGGATGTAGCAGTAAAAAATGAGGAGAGGTTCTCCCATCTTCCAATCTACCGCACAACGGTGGCGGCACCGTTAAAAGATGCCAAAGAAGTGATTCAAAAGGCGCTAGAAGCAGCAAAAACGAAAGAGAAAACAGAATACAAGCCGCAAAAAAGCGAACGTCCATCGGAAACGGTATCATGGAAAACCGAGGTCAAAAATTCTATTTTGACAGGTATTTCCCATATTATTCCGATCATTGTGGCGGGAGGGATGATTTTAGCTTTTACCGTTTTGGTAGCACAAGCGTTCCATTTGCAACAGTTGTATGATACAGAAAATTCATGGTTATGGATGCTTCGGAAATTAGGCGGAAATATGCTCGGAACGCTGATGATCCCTGTCTTATCTGCATACATGGCTTACGCTATCGCCGATAAACCGGCATTAGGACCAGGTTTTGCCGCAGGGATTGCCGCAAGTATGATTAACAGTGGATTTTTAGGAGGAATGCTCGGCGGATTTTTGGCGGGTTATTTTATGAAACTATTGAAGAAACAGTTGCCGCCGAAAGGAACATTTTCTGGATTTATCAGCTTTTGGGTATATCCAGTTGTAGGCTCTCTTGTTGTCGGAATATTGATGTTGTTTGTGCTTGGCAAACCGGTTGCGGGGTTAAACAATTTATTGCTTCATTGGTTGGACAACCTTTCAGGAAGCAATGCCGTTATTCTTGGCGCGATTTTGGGAATCATGGTTTCCTTCGATTTAGGGGGGCCTGTCAATAAAGCTGCTTATACGTTTTGCATCGGTGCGATGGCCAGCGGCAATTTTATTCCGTACGCCGCTTTTGCCTCGGTCAAAATGGTTTCCGCTTTCTCTGTAACAGCAGCGACATTGTTATTTAAACGCTATTTTGCAGAATATGAGCGCGAAGTTGGCAAATCGACTTGGATTCTCGGCTTGGCCGGGATTACTGAAGGAGCCATTCCGTTTATGATTAATGATCCTATCCGGGTGATCCCGTCCCTTTGCATCGGTTCTGCTGTTACAGGAGCGATCGTAACCGCGTCCCATATCGGCCTAAACGTTCCGGGAGCAGGAATTTTCTCCTTGTTTGTGCTGCAAGGCGCGCCTTTATGGAAAGCCGGAATGATTTGGCTAGGCGCAGCGCTTATCGGCGCATTGATTTCCATGATACTTTTAGTGGTTACTCGCATTCATAAATTGAAGAAACAACAAGGGTTAAGCTAG
- a CDS encoding MurR/RpiR family transcriptional regulator, translating into MKFEERARFYADKLNDTEDQIVEYILQHRHEVTSMSIQKLAEHLYTVPNTIVRLAKKLGYKGFSELKAALVLENQAEMVQMTEVPLHILKTYEMMDIDTMDMAVRKMHESKRVLFYGIGDSAYFCEMMAKNLRCVGKQAEFFTQRHDMIYSADRCDQKDLLFVISLSGETKQVLEAVTIAKQRGVFIISMTHLSENSLANLADLRLYCWAPKQFLNKYDITDRTSLLIVLRKVSERYWQMYG; encoded by the coding sequence ATGAAGTTTGAAGAAAGAGCGCGATTTTATGCCGATAAGCTAAATGATACAGAAGATCAAATTGTCGAGTATATTTTGCAGCACCGTCACGAAGTTACTAGCATGTCCATTCAAAAATTAGCAGAACATTTGTATACGGTCCCCAATACGATTGTCCGCCTTGCAAAAAAACTAGGATATAAAGGGTTTTCAGAATTAAAAGCGGCATTAGTATTAGAAAATCAGGCGGAAATGGTGCAGATGACGGAAGTGCCGTTACATATATTGAAAACATACGAGATGATGGATATCGATACGATGGATATGGCAGTGCGGAAAATGCATGAATCGAAGCGGGTTTTATTCTACGGAATAGGAGATTCGGCATATTTTTGTGAAATGATGGCAAAAAATTTACGATGCGTCGGCAAACAGGCGGAGTTTTTTACACAGCGGCATGACATGATTTATAGTGCGGACCGCTGCGACCAGAAAGATCTTCTTTTTGTTATTAGTTTATCCGGAGAAACAAAACAAGTTCTGGAAGCGGTAACAATTGCGAAACAAAGAGGAGTTTTTATCATCAGCATGACGCATTTAAGCGAAAATTCGCTTGCCAACTTGGCAGATCTGCGTCTTTATTGTTGGGCCCCTAAACAATTTTTGAATAAGTATGATATTACGGATCGAACTTCATTATTGATTGTGTTAAGAAAAGTAAGTGAACGTTATTGGCAAATGTATGGATGA
- the shc gene encoding squalene--hopene cyclase gives MASVTYSMPSEMSRLVATVKREQAPDGSWRYPFETGISTDAYMIILLRTLERNDEDLIRKLAERIESRQEDNGAWKLFYDEGEGNVTTTVEAYYALLYSGYRKKTDPRMQAAKQRILEMGGIENVHMFAKFMLAMTGQYRWPKFFPIPAEFLLLPPSFPLHFFDISVQGRANLTPLLILTDNKYYRKTRKSPDLSDLFRSRADSGEKWGLRADRSFLSYLKQSLIGLPKQIHTVAKQRAVQYMLQHLEADGTFYSYFSSTFLMIFALLSLGYPKDHPIIVKAVDGLKTFRCSINGHTHMQYTTATVWNTALASYALQEAGVPPSDAAIEKANRYLLSRQHNRYGDWAVHNPYSLPGGWGFSDINTINPDVDDTTASLRAIYRQASKNTLFRHAWDRGLRWLLSMQNDDGGYGAFEKNVNKRLFHYLPIQGAEFLLTDPSTADLTGRTLEFFGAFANLTKDHPAIARGIKWLIDHQEKNGSWYGRWGICYIYGTWAAVTGMIAAGVPPTHHAIQKAAKWLLSIQNRDGGWGESCKSDSAKTYVPLRASTAIHTAWALDALIAAFDQPIPEIQVGIQFLLQSIKKEDWTASYPTGQGMAGGFYIRYHSYRHVFPLLTLSHYEKKFGSLPT, from the coding sequence ATGGCGAGTGTGACATACAGCATGCCAAGCGAAATGAGCAGACTTGTGGCGACAGTGAAACGGGAACAAGCTCCCGATGGATCGTGGCGCTACCCATTTGAAACGGGTATTTCTACTGATGCTTATATGATCATCTTATTACGCACGTTGGAAAGAAATGATGAAGATCTGATTCGGAAGCTGGCGGAACGGATTGAAAGCAGGCAGGAGGACAATGGGGCGTGGAAGCTTTTTTATGATGAAGGGGAAGGGAACGTCACCACGACGGTGGAGGCGTATTATGCGCTTTTATATTCTGGGTATCGAAAGAAGACCGATCCACGTATGCAAGCGGCGAAACAGCGAATTTTAGAAATGGGAGGCATCGAAAATGTACATATGTTCGCGAAGTTTATGTTGGCCATGACGGGACAATATCGCTGGCCGAAGTTTTTTCCGATTCCCGCTGAATTTTTGCTGCTTCCGCCTTCATTCCCGCTTCATTTTTTTGATATTTCCGTGCAAGGACGGGCCAATCTCACACCGTTGCTCATCTTGACCGATAACAAATATTATCGAAAAACACGAAAAAGCCCTGACCTTTCCGATTTGTTTCGATCGCGGGCCGATAGCGGCGAAAAATGGGGGCTGCGGGCGGATCGTTCGTTTCTTTCGTACCTCAAACAATCGCTCATCGGGCTGCCAAAGCAGATTCACACCGTTGCGAAACAGCGCGCCGTCCAATATATGCTGCAGCATTTGGAAGCAGATGGAACGTTTTATAGTTATTTTAGCTCGACGTTTCTGATGATTTTTGCGTTATTGTCGCTGGGATATCCGAAGGACCATCCAATCATTGTCAAAGCGGTCGATGGGCTCAAAACGTTTCGTTGTTCCATCAATGGACATACGCATATGCAATATACAACGGCAACGGTTTGGAATACTGCTTTAGCCAGTTACGCTCTGCAGGAGGCGGGCGTGCCACCGTCCGATGCCGCCATCGAAAAGGCGAACCGCTACCTTCTTTCCCGCCAGCATAACCGATATGGAGATTGGGCTGTGCACAATCCTTACAGTTTGCCAGGGGGATGGGGTTTTTCCGACATCAATACGATCAATCCTGATGTGGATGATACAACTGCTTCGTTGCGGGCGATTTACAGACAGGCGTCCAAAAACACTTTGTTTCGCCACGCATGGGACAGAGGGCTTCGTTGGCTGCTTTCCATGCAAAATGATGATGGGGGATACGGAGCATTTGAGAAAAACGTCAATAAACGGCTATTTCATTATCTTCCCATTCAAGGAGCGGAATTTTTATTGACAGATCCATCGACAGCGGACTTAACGGGAAGGACGCTAGAATTTTTTGGTGCATTTGCGAATTTGACGAAAGATCATCCGGCTATTGCGCGCGGGATCAAGTGGTTGATTGACCATCAAGAAAAAAACGGGTCGTGGTATGGCCGATGGGGGATTTGTTATATATACGGTACATGGGCGGCGGTGACCGGAATGATTGCTGCCGGTGTCCCCCCGACGCATCATGCCATCCAAAAGGCGGCGAAATGGCTATTAAGCATTCAAAACCGCGATGGCGGGTGGGGAGAGTCGTGTAAAAGCGACAGCGCGAAAACGTACGTACCATTGCGGGCCAGCACTGCCATTCATACCGCATGGGCGCTAGATGCCTTGATTGCCGCCTTTGATCAGCCGATTCCGGAAATTCAAGTCGGGATTCAATTCCTGCTTCAATCTATCAAAAAAGAAGATTGGACGGCTTCGTATCCGACAGGGCAGGGGATGGCTGGCGGATTTTATATTCGCTACCACAGTTACCGTCATGTATTTCCGTTGTTAACGTTAAGTCACTATGAAAAGAAATTTGGATCGCTTCCGACGTGA